The proteins below are encoded in one region of Bacteroides uniformis:
- a CDS encoding DUF1896 domain-containing protein — protein sequence MNNKKKNEGRTDFSYYGLYLLDYLTTNKFEQAADEAFIRERTDRAAEAYERARLEGYPADGAQELAMKVLTEGLRYSRHAILREVVENEFAGEVPGEKCEAFTQKLLPLVGNVFSIYDLSDDNFALSPEYDLLYTELTGAVILYIEEYGV from the coding sequence ATGAACAACAAGAAGAAAAACGAGGGTCGGACCGACTTTTCCTATTACGGTCTGTACCTGCTGGACTACCTCACCACGAACAAGTTCGAACAGGCAGCCGATGAAGCCTTCATCCGAGAAAGAACCGACCGTGCCGCCGAAGCGTATGAACGGGCAAGGCTCGAAGGCTATCCTGCCGACGGGGCGCAGGAACTGGCGATGAAGGTGCTGACGGAGGGCCTTCGCTACTCCAGGCACGCCATCCTGCGCGAAGTCGTGGAGAACGAATTTGCGGGTGAAGTACCGGGAGAAAAATGTGAAGCCTTTACCCAGAAGCTGCTACCGCTTGTCGGAAACGTATTCTCCATCTATGACCTCTCGGACGACAATTTCGCCCTGTCGCCCGAATATGACCTGCTCTACACGGAGCTGACGGGAGCCGTCATCCTCTATATCGAAGAGTATGGCGTTTAA